A genomic stretch from Prochlorococcus marinus str. MIT 9312 includes:
- a CDS encoding DNA polymerase III subunit alpha: MGFIPLHNHSDYSLLDGASQISKIVDRACELGMDSIALTDHGVMYGVLDLVKKCKEKGIKPIIGNEMYVINGSIDDPQPKKEKRYHLVVLAKNRTGYKNLVKLTTISHLNGMRGRGIFSRPCIDKFLLSKYSEGLIISTACLGGEIPQAILKGRLDVAEDIALWYKNLFADDFYLEIQDHGSIEDRIVNIELLRIGKKHQIKVIATNDAHYLSNMDVEAHDALLCVLTGKLISDEKRLRYTGTEYIKSENEMLELFKDHIDDESIKEAVNNTVEISQKIEVFDLFGKYRMPKFPLNEDTDSFSLLTQLSNEGLLKRLKKNTLTEVDENYKKRLSSELKIIKDMGFPDYFLVVWDYIKFARDNSIPVGPGRGSAAGSLVAYALQITNIDPVEHGLLFERFLNPARKSMPDIDTDFCIDRRNEVIDYVTNRYGEDKVAQIITFNKMTSKAVLKDVARVLDIPYGEADKLAKLIPVVRGKPHKLNEMIDKNSPSQEFRDKYINDNRVKKWIDLALRIEGTNKTYGVHAAGVVIASDPLDELVPLQRNNEGQIITQYSMDDIESLGLLKMDFLGLKNLTMIEKTVSLINQSTGKTINIDNLPQNDDKTFELIGRGDLEGIFQLESSGMKQVVKDFKPNSLEDISSILALYRPGPLDAGLIPKFINRKNGNEKVDFPHPFIKSILTETYGIMVYQEQIMKIAQDLAGYSLGDADLLRRAMGKKKVSEMVKHRNIFVDGSMKKGVNEKLANDLFDQMVLFAEYCFNKSHSTAYGAVTYQTAFLKAHFPVAYMAALLSVNSGSSDKMQRYISNCYSMGIEVISPSINFSGIDFTIKNNQILFGLSAIKNLGDSAIRNIIENRNNSGSFKSLSDLCDRLPSNVLNKRSIESLILCGALDEFSNNNNRAQLLSDLEHVIEWASSRNRDRLSGQGNLFDSKEEFSNVAFSDSQLAKVDDYSLIDKLKLEKQLLGFYLSDHPLKHLTKPAKLVSPISVSQLEETKDRTKVSLVGMIPELKQITTRKGDRMAIVQLEDLSGSCEAIVFPKTYVRLSEFLLTDTRLLVWGTIDKKSDKTQLIIDDCREIDNLKLLIINLESSQASDVRVQNTLRDCLIKFKPDKGKCGIKIPVLAAVRSKNSVTYVKFGEQFCIGDIQGACKLLENKSFHVNLKSLVS, translated from the coding sequence ATGGGTTTCATTCCACTTCATAATCATAGTGATTACAGTCTTCTTGATGGGGCAAGTCAAATTTCTAAAATTGTAGATAGAGCTTGCGAACTTGGAATGGATTCTATTGCCCTGACAGATCATGGAGTTATGTATGGAGTTCTTGATTTGGTCAAGAAGTGTAAGGAGAAAGGTATAAAACCAATTATTGGTAATGAAATGTATGTGATTAATGGTTCTATTGATGATCCTCAACCTAAAAAAGAAAAAAGATATCATTTGGTTGTTTTAGCAAAGAACCGTACTGGCTATAAGAATCTCGTAAAGTTAACAACAATTAGTCACTTAAATGGGATGAGAGGTCGAGGAATTTTTTCTAGACCTTGTATTGATAAATTTCTTTTAAGTAAATATAGCGAGGGTCTTATAATTTCTACAGCTTGTCTTGGCGGAGAGATCCCTCAGGCCATCTTAAAAGGAAGATTAGATGTGGCAGAGGATATAGCTCTTTGGTATAAAAATTTATTTGCAGATGATTTTTATCTGGAAATACAAGATCACGGCTCTATTGAGGATAGAATTGTTAACATTGAATTATTAAGAATTGGGAAGAAGCATCAAATAAAAGTTATCGCTACCAATGATGCTCACTACTTATCAAATATGGATGTTGAAGCACATGATGCTTTGCTTTGTGTATTAACGGGAAAACTAATAAGCGATGAAAAAAGATTGAGATATACCGGTACAGAATATATTAAAAGTGAAAATGAAATGCTTGAACTTTTTAAGGATCACATTGATGATGAATCAATTAAAGAGGCAGTGAACAATACAGTAGAAATTTCGCAAAAAATTGAAGTTTTTGATTTGTTTGGTAAATATAGAATGCCAAAATTCCCGCTTAACGAAGACACAGATTCATTTTCTCTACTAACGCAATTATCTAATGAAGGTCTTTTAAAAAGACTTAAAAAAAATACTCTGACAGAAGTTGATGAGAATTATAAAAAAAGATTATCTTCGGAATTGAAAATCATAAAAGATATGGGTTTCCCAGATTATTTTTTGGTTGTTTGGGACTATATCAAATTTGCTAGAGATAACTCTATCCCAGTAGGACCAGGTAGAGGTTCTGCAGCAGGTTCGTTAGTAGCCTATGCTCTTCAAATCACAAATATAGATCCTGTTGAGCATGGATTATTATTTGAGAGATTTTTAAATCCTGCAAGAAAGTCTATGCCAGATATTGATACTGACTTTTGTATTGATAGGAGAAATGAAGTTATTGATTATGTTACTAATCGCTATGGAGAGGATAAAGTTGCTCAAATAATTACTTTTAATAAAATGACTTCTAAGGCGGTTTTAAAAGATGTTGCAAGGGTTCTAGATATTCCTTATGGAGAGGCAGATAAATTAGCTAAGTTAATACCCGTTGTAAGAGGTAAACCCCATAAACTTAATGAAATGATTGATAAGAATTCACCTAGCCAAGAGTTTAGAGATAAATATATTAATGACAATAGGGTAAAAAAATGGATTGATTTGGCTTTGAGAATTGAAGGAACTAATAAAACATATGGAGTCCATGCTGCAGGAGTTGTTATTGCGTCAGATCCTCTTGACGAACTTGTACCTCTTCAAAGGAATAATGAGGGACAAATAATAACCCAATATTCTATGGATGATATTGAATCACTTGGACTATTGAAAATGGATTTCTTGGGTCTTAAGAATCTTACGATGATTGAAAAGACAGTTTCTCTGATTAATCAATCCACTGGAAAGACAATAAATATTGATAACTTACCCCAAAATGATGATAAAACATTTGAGCTTATTGGTAGAGGAGATCTTGAAGGTATATTTCAACTTGAATCTTCTGGTATGAAACAGGTTGTAAAGGACTTTAAGCCTAACTCACTTGAGGATATTTCATCTATCTTAGCTCTTTATAGACCTGGTCCTCTTGATGCTGGCCTAATACCTAAATTCATAAATCGAAAAAATGGAAACGAAAAGGTTGATTTCCCTCATCCTTTCATAAAGTCAATTCTTACCGAAACCTATGGAATTATGGTTTATCAAGAACAAATTATGAAAATTGCTCAAGACTTAGCCGGTTATTCTCTTGGTGATGCTGATTTACTTCGAAGAGCAATGGGAAAAAAGAAAGTATCAGAGATGGTTAAGCATAGGAATATATTTGTAGACGGCTCTATGAAAAAGGGCGTAAATGAAAAATTAGCGAATGATCTTTTTGATCAAATGGTTTTATTTGCAGAATATTGTTTTAACAAAAGCCACTCAACTGCTTATGGTGCAGTAACTTATCAAACTGCATTTTTAAAAGCCCATTTTCCTGTTGCATATATGGCAGCCCTTTTAAGTGTGAATTCTGGCTCCAGTGACAAGATGCAAAGATATATTTCTAATTGTTATTCGATGGGAATAGAAGTTATTTCACCAAGCATTAATTTCTCTGGAATTGATTTCACTATTAAAAATAATCAGATTTTATTTGGTCTGTCTGCAATTAAAAACTTAGGAGATTCTGCTATAAGAAATATAATTGAAAATCGTAATAATTCCGGAAGTTTTAAGTCACTATCCGATCTGTGTGATCGTTTACCTTCAAATGTTCTTAACAAAAGAAGTATTGAATCTCTAATTCTTTGTGGAGCACTTGATGAGTTTTCAAATAATAATAATAGAGCTCAATTATTGTCAGATCTAGAACATGTCATTGAATGGGCCTCTTCACGAAATCGTGATAGATTATCTGGCCAAGGAAATCTATTTGACTCTAAAGAAGAATTTTCAAATGTAGCATTTTCAGATTCACAATTAGCTAAGGTTGATGATTATTCACTTATTGATAAGTTAAAGCTTGAAAAGCAGCTTTTAGGCTTTTACTTATCTGATCATCCGCTAAAACATTTAACTAAGCCAGCAAAACTTGTATCTCCAATTAGTGTTTCGCAGTTAGAAGAAACAAAAGATAGAACCAAAGTCTCTTTAGTTGGTATGATCCCTGAGTTGAAGCAAATCACTACGAGAAAAGGAGATAGGATGGCTATAGTTCAGCTTGAAGATCTTTCTGGCAGTTGTGAAGCAATAGTTTTTCCTAAAACCTATGTCAGATTATCAGAATTTCTTTTGACTGATACTAGATTATTAGTCTGGGGAACGATAGATAAAAAAAGTGATAAAACTCAATTAATAATCGATGATTGCAGAGAAATAGATAACCTTAAATTACTTATTATTAATCTTGAAAGTTCTCAAGCATCAGATGTAAGAGTACAAAATACGTTAAGAGACTGTTTAATTAAATTTAAGCCAGATAAAGGTAAATGTGGAATTAAGATTCCAGTTTTAGCTGCAGTAAGAAGTAAAAATAGCGTTACCTACGTTAAATTTGGTGAACAATTCTGTATTGGAGATATCCAAGGTGCATGCAAATTATTGGAAAATAAATCATTCCATGTTAATTTGAAATCTTTAGTTTCCTAA
- a CDS encoding PAM68 family protein, translating into MKKKQSQKKILKTKKKNVSEKTSFANLEKTSNTLITPKQPSSGIPKYVADRMARRIFFTAGIPTIMGMSVFVVSYIIVTKNIAEIPPSSTIAISALFFLLGLAGLSFGILSASWDKEPGSFFGIENIPMNIQRAKAAFKPATQNFEDK; encoded by the coding sequence ATGAAAAAAAAACAATCACAAAAAAAGATACTTAAGACAAAGAAAAAAAATGTATCTGAGAAAACTTCTTTTGCCAATCTAGAAAAAACATCTAATACATTAATCACCCCAAAGCAACCATCAAGTGGGATCCCTAAATATGTAGCTGATAGAATGGCAAGAAGAATATTTTTTACCGCTGGAATACCGACAATAATGGGTATGTCCGTTTTTGTTGTGAGCTACATTATTGTTACAAAAAATATTGCTGAAATACCTCCTTCTTCAACAATTGCAATTTCAGCATTGTTTTTCTTGTTGGGTCTTGCAGGATTAAGTTTTGGAATATTATCAGCTAGTTGGGATAAGGAGCCTGGTTCTTTTTTCGGAATTGAAAATATTCCAATGAACATACAAAGAGCAAAAGCAGCCTTCAAGCCTGCTACTCAAAACTTTGAAGATAAATAG
- the rpsO gene encoding 30S ribosomal protein S15, with protein MSLDTAEKQKLIETHQVHATDTGSVEVQVAMLSKRISKLSEHLQGNIHDFASRQGLLKMIGKRKRLLSYIKDKNVQKYQDLVKKIGIRG; from the coding sequence ATGTCATTAGATACGGCCGAAAAACAGAAACTTATTGAAACCCATCAAGTTCATGCAACTGATACTGGATCAGTGGAAGTTCAAGTTGCAATGCTCTCTAAAAGGATTTCAAAATTAAGTGAACATCTACAAGGCAACATTCATGATTTTGCCTCAAGGCAAGGATTGTTAAAAATGATTGGTAAAAGAAAAAGATTGCTATCCTACATAAAAGACAAAAACGTTCAAAAATATCAAGATCTAGTAAAGAAAATCGGAATCAGAGGCTGA
- the ruvA gene encoding Holliday junction branch migration protein RuvA: MISWISGELVELWQTNQKFFLLINCQGLGYEIQVLESLFLKLKTNQITNKNITLWIKHIKKEDSDLLFGFSSKDQKNFFIEILNIRGVGSQIGMGILSKFSISEVINAINTQNKKLICSVPGIGQKMSERLILELKSKFRNELKIQEEKSKDEFHIKDNKINKIVSDIELTLKSLNYTKNEIKSILPIISKEIDSLTKKEKDTSFENLLMLAMNYLDNDSSNIVR; this comes from the coding sequence TTGATTAGTTGGATTAGTGGAGAATTGGTTGAATTATGGCAAACTAATCAAAAATTTTTTCTTTTAATAAATTGTCAAGGATTAGGGTACGAAATTCAAGTCTTAGAATCTTTATTTCTCAAATTAAAAACGAATCAGATAACTAATAAAAACATCACTCTTTGGATAAAACATATTAAAAAAGAAGATTCAGATTTATTATTTGGATTTAGCTCGAAGGATCAAAAAAATTTTTTTATTGAAATTTTAAATATTAGAGGTGTTGGTTCCCAAATTGGTATGGGTATATTAAGTAAATTTTCCATTAGTGAAGTAATCAATGCAATTAATACACAAAACAAAAAATTAATTTGTTCCGTACCTGGTATAGGACAAAAAATGAGTGAGAGGTTAATTTTAGAATTAAAAAGTAAATTTAGAAACGAATTAAAAATTCAGGAAGAAAAAAGCAAAGATGAATTTCATATTAAGGATAATAAAATTAATAAAATTGTGAGTGACATTGAATTAACCTTAAAGTCCTTAAACTACACTAAGAATGAAATAAAAAGTATTTTGCCAATCATTAGCAAAGAAATAGATAGCCTTACTAAAAAGGAAAAAGATACATCATTTGAAAATTTATTAATGTTAGCTATGAATTATTTAGATAATGATAGTAGTAATATAGTCAGATAA
- a CDS encoding glycine zipper 2TM domain-containing protein, translating to MKRIKKTVKFFYLALLFCFSPIPQVKATTPKSVTCTRTEYREEYIPGTKTNPGYVKSYEVDVVIPCGGQRQAEIIDDNDCSEGTVIGGLLGAGIALSSSRGKDRFWAVPAGGTAGALIGCQVDGG from the coding sequence ATGAAAAGAATAAAAAAAACAGTGAAATTTTTCTATTTAGCTTTATTGTTTTGCTTCTCTCCTATTCCTCAAGTTAAGGCAACAACTCCCAAGTCAGTAACTTGTACAAGAACTGAATATAGAGAAGAATATATTCCCGGAACAAAAACAAATCCAGGATACGTAAAAAGCTATGAAGTAGATGTGGTAATCCCCTGTGGTGGACAAAGACAAGCTGAAATAATAGATGATAATGACTGCAGTGAAGGTACAGTTATTGGAGGTCTTCTTGGTGCTGGAATAGCACTTTCCTCCTCTAGAGGGAAAGATAGATTTTGGGCAGTACCTGCTGGAGGAACTGCAGGAGCACTAATTGGATGTCAGGTGGATGGTGGTTAA
- a CDS encoding DMT family transporter, whose product MINIAVLEKKFNSLNKFNLVFASFFFSLMTLCVKNIDERIPIYELVFFRSFISLMITLFIINLKNINPWGKNRPLLILRGVLGTLALVCVFYAIRNMPLSISTVIQYTYPIFISIFAGIFINEKITRNIIIALIIGWIGILVIINPSQLSYINVEIENVSISIAFLGAICTALAYVTVKKLSFTEDVYVIIEYFPLVSFITLLPIVLMNWVTPNWNELVWIMGIGLFTQLGQTFLTVGLKNLPASEASTINYLQVLFGSIWGVLFFSEIININFLLGASLVLLGTIISTTKIIKKT is encoded by the coding sequence ATGATAAATATCGCAGTATTAGAAAAAAAATTTAATTCTTTGAATAAATTTAATTTGGTATTTGCTTCATTCTTCTTTAGTTTGATGACTTTGTGCGTAAAAAATATTGATGAAAGGATACCTATTTATGAATTAGTTTTTTTCAGATCATTTATAAGTTTAATGATTACATTATTCATAATTAATCTAAAAAATATAAATCCTTGGGGCAAAAATAGACCATTACTTATCTTAAGAGGTGTTTTAGGAACATTAGCTTTAGTTTGTGTTTTTTATGCGATAAGAAATATGCCCCTTAGTATATCTACAGTTATTCAATACACATATCCCATTTTTATATCTATATTTGCTGGCATATTTATAAACGAAAAAATAACTCGGAATATAATTATTGCTTTAATTATTGGCTGGATTGGAATATTAGTAATAATTAATCCTAGTCAATTATCTTATATAAACGTTGAAATTGAAAATGTTTCGATTTCAATAGCATTTCTTGGTGCAATCTGCACTGCATTGGCTTACGTTACAGTTAAGAAACTTTCATTTACTGAAGATGTTTATGTAATTATTGAATATTTCCCACTTGTTTCTTTTATAACTCTATTGCCAATTGTATTAATGAACTGGGTTACCCCAAATTGGAATGAATTAGTTTGGATAATGGGTATTGGCTTATTTACTCAATTAGGTCAGACTTTCTTAACAGTAGGTTTAAAAAATTTACCTGCTTCTGAAGCTTCAACAATTAACTATTTGCAAGTTTTATTTGGGTCAATTTGGGGAGTTTTGTTTTTCAGTGAAATAATTAACATTAATTTTTTATTAGGGGCCTCATTAGTTTTATTAGGAACTATTATTTCTACTACCAAAATAATCAAAAAGACATAG
- the dnaG gene encoding DNA primase, whose amino-acid sequence MVHSIHPRTIQEVKEKADIVDVISEHIVLKKKGKEFVGICPFHDDNKPSMTVSPSKQFYYCFSCGAGGNSIKFLMEFTRANFSDVVLSLAKKNNINVENLEGPQVEAYKKQLSRKEELYKILRVTKNWFKSQLNNSLGVEAMKYLTSKRNLSKKIIDNFELGFAPNSWNDLFNYLSKVEKFPINLILASGLAISKDNSDKIYDRFRNRLIVPIHDMQGRVVAFGGRSLDGQEPKYLNSPESEIFEKGKMLFAFEKASSNIRKRDKAILVEGYFDVISLHSKGITNSVASLGTALNKYQISQLCRCTDNKNIILNFDSDNAGILATKRVIKEVESLSLHDQINLKILQLKDFKDPDEYLNSHTPEDYFNLIDNSSFWIDWEIDQIFKDKDLTKSEIFQSVISSLVKLLSKLPHSSTRTHYLQKVSEQLSKGQARLAIQFEQDLRNQVKGFRWHGRSKKFEQPNEISRREKNESEIIFYYLHCPDLRLFIRDEFLKREINGFNTSYIQSLWEAISKIEQNNLGLNYLNDLKQSNSQILQKEFSAINLISLLPDYLALDNLESSNKINIFVNPNELFLTLLSNPKDNLLGTLSLLEKYNSLKRCRHLIESWGSQRLKTLENCISILIDNPSSGSSNTNKEIDDLFKELNSDAIKFQELYYLERQHINFLDKQRCGNFIAS is encoded by the coding sequence ATGGTTCATTCTATACACCCAAGAACTATTCAAGAGGTTAAAGAAAAGGCAGATATTGTTGACGTTATATCTGAACATATTGTTTTAAAGAAGAAAGGCAAGGAATTTGTTGGGATTTGCCCTTTTCATGATGATAATAAGCCATCTATGACAGTATCACCTAGTAAACAATTCTATTATTGTTTTTCTTGTGGTGCTGGTGGTAACTCTATTAAATTTTTAATGGAATTTACTCGTGCAAATTTTTCAGATGTTGTACTTTCTCTCGCTAAAAAAAATAATATTAATGTTGAAAATCTCGAGGGTCCCCAAGTAGAAGCTTATAAAAAACAATTATCTAGAAAGGAAGAGCTTTATAAAATATTAAGAGTCACTAAAAATTGGTTTAAGTCTCAATTAAATAATTCTCTTGGTGTTGAAGCTATGAAATATTTAACATCAAAGAGAAACTTGAGTAAGAAGATTATTGATAATTTTGAATTAGGTTTTGCCCCAAATTCATGGAATGATTTATTCAACTATCTATCCAAGGTAGAAAAATTTCCTATTAATTTAATATTAGCTTCAGGCCTTGCAATTTCTAAAGATAATTCGGATAAGATTTATGATCGTTTTAGAAATAGATTAATTGTTCCAATACATGATATGCAGGGAAGAGTAGTTGCTTTTGGTGGAAGATCTCTTGATGGTCAGGAACCTAAATACCTTAATTCTCCTGAATCAGAGATATTTGAAAAGGGCAAAATGTTGTTTGCATTCGAAAAAGCTTCTAGCAATATTAGGAAAAGAGATAAAGCTATTCTTGTTGAAGGCTACTTTGATGTTATTTCTCTTCATTCAAAGGGGATTACTAATTCTGTTGCCTCTCTGGGTACCGCATTAAATAAGTATCAAATTTCTCAACTTTGCAGATGTACAGATAATAAAAACATAATTTTGAATTTTGATTCTGATAATGCTGGAATTTTAGCTACGAAAAGAGTAATAAAAGAAGTCGAAAGCTTATCTCTCCATGATCAAATTAATCTTAAGATACTTCAACTAAAAGATTTTAAAGATCCTGACGAATATTTGAATAGTCATACTCCTGAAGATTATTTTAATTTAATTGATAATTCATCCTTTTGGATTGATTGGGAGATTGATCAGATCTTTAAAGATAAAGATTTAACTAAGTCTGAAATTTTCCAGAGTGTTATTTCGTCATTGGTAAAATTGTTGAGTAAATTACCTCATTCATCAACCAGAACTCATTATCTACAAAAAGTTTCCGAACAATTAAGTAAGGGACAAGCTAGGTTAGCAATACAGTTTGAACAAGATTTAAGAAATCAAGTAAAGGGATTTCGTTGGCATGGTAGATCAAAAAAATTTGAACAACCAAATGAAATTTCCCGACGGGAGAAAAATGAATCGGAAATAATCTTTTATTATTTACATTGTCCAGATCTTAGGCTATTTATTCGTGATGAATTTCTTAAAAGAGAAATTAATGGTTTTAATACTAGTTATATTCAAAGTTTATGGGAAGCTATTTCAAAAATTGAACAAAATAATCTAGGTTTAAACTACTTAAATGATTTAAAACAATCAAATAGTCAAATTCTTCAAAAAGAGTTTTCTGCTATTAACTTAATTTCACTTTTGCCTGACTACTTAGCTCTTGATAATCTTGAATCATCAAATAAAATTAATATTTTTGTTAATCCAAATGAGTTGTTTTTAACATTGCTTAGTAATCCTAAGGACAATTTACTGGGAACTTTATCACTTCTTGAAAAATATAATTCTTTAAAAAGATGTAGACACTTGATCGAATCTTGGGGATCTCAAAGATTAAAAACTTTAGAAAATTGTATATCTATTTTAATTGATAATCCTTCCTCTGGTTCCTCAAATACAAATAAAGAGATAGATGATCTTTTTAAGGAATTAAACTCTGATGCCATTAAATTTCAGGAATTATATTACTTAGAAAGACAACATATAAATTTTTTAGACAAACAACGCTGTGGTAATTTCATTGCTAGTTAA